One Phoenix dactylifera cultivar Barhee BC4 chromosome 14, palm_55x_up_171113_PBpolish2nd_filt_p, whole genome shotgun sequence DNA window includes the following coding sequences:
- the LOC103715280 gene encoding endoglucanase 12-like produces the protein MHSGNQWGGAFEIHVDPATDDEHSRSLDLDRGALSRHQLDETQQSWLLEPQDGSQKKDKYVDLGCVVCKRKVLWWVIWSALIAFVVVGIPIIIVKSLPKHKEKAPPPDRYAMALQKALLFFNAQKSGRLPKNNGIPWRGDSGLKDGFDQPDIKGGLVGGYYDAGDNIKFHFPMAYSMTLLSWSVIEYSQKYQAIGEYNHIRELIKWGTDYLLKTFNSSATTIDKIYSQVGEATNSSTTPDDHYCWMRPEDMDYPRKTQVASSAPDLGGEMAAALAAASIVFRDDPAYSMKLISGAATVYKFARSMGHRTPYSRGNPYIEPFYNSTGYWDEYMWSAAWMYYATGNSSYMSFVTDPRLPRNAKAFMQIPDFGVLSWDNKLPAAMLLLTRFRLFLSPGYPYEETLRGYHNATGLDMCSCFKEFHVFNWTRGGLIELNHGRPQPLQYAAATSFLASLYADYMDAANVPGWYCGPYYFSTSSLRSFAASQVDYILGDNPKKMSYVVGYGKNYPKHVHHRGASIPDNGVKYSCTGGRKWLNAKSANPNVITGAMVGGPDRSDGFVDVRKNYGYTEPTLAGNAGLVAALVSLTSSGGAGVDKNTMFSAVPPLFPATPPPPPPWKP, from the exons ATGCACTCCGGGAACCAGTGGGGCGGCGCGTTCGAGATCCATGTCGACCCTGCCACCGACGACGAGCACAGCCGCAGCTTGGATTTGGACCGAGGAGCCCTCTCCCGGCACCAGCTCGACGAGACGCAGCAGAGCTGGCTGCTCGAACCGCAGGACGGCAGCCAGAAGAAGGACAAGTACGTTGACCTTGGCTGCGTCGTCTGCAAGCGCAAGGTGCTCTGGTGGGTCATTTGGTCGGCTCTGATTGCATTTGTCGTCGTCGGAATTCCCATCATCATCGTCAAGTCATTACCCAAGCACAAGGAGAAGGCGCCGCCGCCGGACCGGTACGCAATGGCCCTCCAAAAGGCCCTCCTGTTCTTCAATGCACAGAAAT CTGGTCGCTTGCCGAAGAACAACGGTATTCCATGGCGTGGAGATTCTGGCCTCAAAGATGGCTTTGATCAACCAGATATTAAGGGGGGGCTTGTTGGAGGATACTATGATGCAGGGGACAACATAAAATTTCATTTCCCAATGGCCTACTCCATGACACTCCTGAGTTGGTCAGTGATAGAATACAGTCAAAAGTACCAAGCAATTGGAGAGTACAACCACATCAGAGAACTCATAAAATGGGGCACCGATTACTTGCTTAAAACCTTCAATTCTTCTGCCACCACCATTGATAAAATCTATAGCCAG GTCGGTGAGGCGACAAATTCCTCGACGACACCGGACGACCACTACTGCTGGATGAGACCTGAAGACATGGACTACCCCCGCAAGACCCAGGTTGCAAGCTCTGCCCCAGACTTGGGAGGTGAGATGGCTGCAGCACTGGCTGCTGCCTCCATTGTCTTCCGCGACGACCCCGCCTACTCCATGAAGCTCATCAGTGGCGCAGCAACAGTTTACAAGTTTGCAAGGAGCATGGGCCACAGAACGCCCTACTCCCGAGGGAACCCGTACATCGAGCCCTTCTACAACTCAACGGGCTACTGGGATGAGTACATGTGGAGTGCTGCATGGATGTACTATGCCACCGGCAACAGCAGCTACATGAGCTTTGTGACTGATCCGAGGCTGCCGAGGAATGCCAAGGCCTTCATGCAAATCCCAGATTTCGGGGTTCTCAGCTGGGACAACAAGCTCCCAGCTGCCATGCTGCTTCTAACCAGGTTCAGGCTGTTCTTGAGCCCGGGCTATCCTTATGAGGAGACTCTCCGTGGGTACCATAATGCCACAGGCCTCGACATGTGTTCATGTTTTAAGGAATTCCATGTCTTCAATTGGACACGAG GTGGACTCATTGAACTGAACCACGGAAGGCCTCAGCCGCTGCAATATGCAGCGGCGACGTCGTTCCTGGCATCCCTCTACGCCGACTATATGGACGCAGCTAATGTCCCCGGATGGTATTGCGGCCCCTACTACTTCTCCACCAGCTCCCTTCGGAGCTTCGCTGCCTCCcag GTGGATTACATCTTAGGAGACAATCCAAAGAAGATGAGTTATGTGGTGGGTTATGGCAAGAACTACCCGAAGCACGTCCATCACCGCGGCGCCTCGATCCCCGACAACGGCGTCAAGTACTCGTGCACCGGCGGGCGGAAGTGGTTAAATGCCAAATCCGCCAACCCCAATGTGATCACCGGCGCCATGGTCGGCGGCCCCGATCGTTCCGACGGCTTCGTCGACGTGAGAAAGAACTACGGCTACACCGAGCCCACGCTAGCCGGCAATGCAGGCCTTGTCGCAGCCCTTGTGTCGCTGACAAGCAGTGGCGGTGCTGGCGTCGACAAGAACACCATGTTCTCGGCTGTGCCGCCACTCTTCCCGGCAACGCCACCGCCGCCACCACCATGGAAGCCATGA